A window of Micromonospora sp. WMMC415 genomic DNA:
TCCTGGTCAGCAGGACGCCGGAACTCGTCGGCGAGTTCTTCGCCGGGGTGCGCGTCGACCTGGCCGTGGACGAGGCTCTGGCCGGGTCGCGTGCCTGGCGGCCGGATCTGGTCGTCTCCGAGCACCTCGACTTCGTGGGTCCGCTCGTCGCGGCCATGATCGAGCTGCCGTCCGCGGCGGTGGCGATCGACCCGGCGCTGGAGCCGGGATCCCTGGCCGCCCTTGCCGTGGCGGCGCGCTCCCGGTACCTCAGTCGCGGTCTGGCCGCGCCGGACCACGTGCCGTCCGGCCGCTGGCTGCTCGACCTCTGCCCACCGAGCCTGCAACGGGGCGGTGCGCTGCCGCCGCTCGATCACATCGCGCTGCGGCCGGAGCCGCACCAGGCCCCCGACGGCGCGCCGCGTGCGGCCCGCGTTCCGGGTACCGGCCGACCCCGCGTACTGGTCAGCCTCAGTACCGCTCCCGGGGCCCCGTCCGCGCTCGGCCCGGTGCTTCGGTCGTTGAGCGCCCTCGACGTCGACCTGGTGGCGGCGACGGGCGGCCGCCCGGCTGAGGAGTTCGGACTGGAGCCGGGACGGGTGGAACTGTTCTCCTTCGTGCCGGCGGCGGAGCTGCTGGACGGCGTCACGGCCGTGGTCCACCACGGCGGTTCGGGCACGACCTTCGGCACGGCGGCGCGCGGCCTCCCCGCCGTCGTCGTGCCCGGCACGGAAGGGCAGGAGCGCCAGGCGAAGCGCGTCGAGGCTGCCGGAGCCGGACTGGCCCTGCCGATCGGGGAGCAGGAACCTTCGGCCGTCGCCGCCGCGCTGGCCCGGCTGCTCACCGAGCCCGCGTTCACCGTGGCGGCACAGCGTCTCAGTGACGAGATCGCCGCCATGCCGTCGGCCTCCGAGGTGGCTGAACGCCTGGTCGCGTACGTCTCCGAAAGCGGCGCCGTGGCACCCCTGCGGTGATTCTCCGCACGGCACGCGGAGTAGCCGTTCATCGCGGACCATGCCCGATGGACGTCCGGCGTCTCCGGCAAGGTACGTCGGCAGCCGCTCGGCGACCACGATGACCGATTGCCGCCAGACGGGTCAGCGTCGGGGCGGCAGCCTCGACGGCATGCCGAGCACCAGCCGAGCCAGTGGTCCCGTGCCCTTCGCACACTGGTACACCTTCGCCGAGGGCGGTCCCGTGCACCGCGCCCGCCTGCCGTTCCCGTCGGCGGCGCCCGCCCCGTTCGAGGTCGCCCGGTGGTCGGTGGCCCCCGGGACGTCCAACGATCTCGACGTCCACCGGTCCCGTGAGGTGTGGGTCATCGTGACGGGCACCGGCACGTTGACGTGGGCCGACCAGACGACCGCTGTCGGCGCCGGGGATGTCGTGGCCTTCGAGAGCCAGGTGCCGCACCAGGTTCGCAACGACGGACCCGAGCCGCTCCTCGCCATCTCCGTGCACTGGCTGGAGGA
This region includes:
- a CDS encoding cupin domain-containing protein, with amino-acid sequence MPSTSRASGPVPFAHWYTFAEGGPVHRARLPFPSAAPAPFEVARWSVAPGTSNDLDVHRSREVWVIVTGTGTLTWADQTTAVGAGDVVAFESQVPHQVRNDGPEPLLAISVHWLEDDLSG
- a CDS encoding glycosyltransferase, which translates into the protein MRVLFFNNPINGHFLPLLPLARALRKRGHSVAFVSAAGMAAAVEAEGFELIAAGPTAGVVIDELARRTGTNILVSRTPELVGEFFAGVRVDLAVDEALAGSRAWRPDLVVSEHLDFVGPLVAAMIELPSAAVAIDPALEPGSLAALAVAARSRYLSRGLAAPDHVPSGRWLLDLCPPSLQRGGALPPLDHIALRPEPHQAPDGAPRAARVPGTGRPRVLVSLSTAPGAPSALGPVLRSLSALDVDLVAATGGRPAEEFGLEPGRVELFSFVPAAELLDGVTAVVHHGGSGTTFGTAARGLPAVVVPGTEGQERQAKRVEAAGAGLALPIGEQEPSAVAAALARLLTEPAFTVAAQRLSDEIAAMPSASEVAERLVAYVSESGAVAPLR